The proteins below are encoded in one region of Canis lupus dingo isolate Sandy chromosome 30, ASM325472v2, whole genome shotgun sequence:
- the CHAC1 gene encoding glutathione-specific gamma-glutamylcyclotransferase 1 — protein sequence MKQESTAQETPPASPPPSPPAQRPRDASDPQALWIFGYGSLVWRPDFAYSDSRVGFVRGYSRRFWQGDTFHRGSDKMPGRVVTLLEDHEGCTWGVAYQVQGEQVSEALKYLNVREAVLGGYDTKEVTFYPQDTPDQPLKALAYVATPQNPGYLGPAPEEAIATQILACRGFSGHNLEYLLRLADFMQLCGPQAQDEHLAAIVDAVGTMLPCFCPAEQALALV from the exons ATGAAGCAGGAGTCCACAGCCCAGGAAACCCCGCCCGCCTCGCCACCCCCCTCGCCACCCGCGCAGCGCCCCCGGGATGCCAGCGACCCCCAAGCGCTGTGGATTTTCGGGTACGGCTCCCTGGTGTGGAGGCCAGACTTTGCCTACAGCGACAGCCGTGTGGGCTTCGTGCGCGGCTACAGCCGGCGCTTCTGGCAGGGAGACACCTTCCATCGGGGCAGCGACAAGATG cCTGGTCGTGTGGTGACCCTCCTCGAAGATCATGAG GGCTGCACTTGGGGTGTGGCATACCAGGTTCAAGGTGAGCAGGTGAGCGAGGCCCTGAAGTACCTGAACGTGCGGGAAGCAGTACTTGGCGGCTATGATACCAAGGAAGTCACCTTCTACCCTCAGGATACCCCTGACCAACCACTCAAGGCTTTGGCTTATGTAGCCACTCCACAGAATCCTGGTTATCTGGGCCCTGCCCCTGAGGAGGCCATTGCAACACAGATCCTGGCCTGCCGTGGCTTCTCCGGCCACAACCTCGAGTACTTGCTGCGCCTGGCGGACTTCATGCAGCTCTGTGGGCCCCAGGCACAGGATGAGCACCTGGCAGCCATTGTGGACGCTGTGGGCACCATGCTGCCCTGCTTCTGCCCTGCAGAGCAGGCCTTGGCACTGGTCTGA